Genomic segment of Bacteroidota bacterium:
ACAAAATGCCAGTACGTTGCTGCTACTTCCACCGGCACTGAGTTGTATGATTTTGTTTTACCAAAAAATGCTTTGATAAACATTACCAACAACGTAATGATTCCGCCGATCACATGCACCGCATGCAATCCGAAAATTACATACAGGAATTGCGCAGCACCGGAACCTTTAAGCCGTATGCCCTGTTCCCAGAGACTGTTGAACCCCATCCACTGAAGCACAACAAACGCAGTTCCCAATAAAAAAGTCAAGGCTATCAGCATCCTGTATTGCCCGAACTCTCTTTGTTTAAAAGATCTTAATGCCATCTGAACCGTGATGCTGCTTGCCAGTATCACTACGGTAGATATCCAGAACACCTGTGGAATCATCACATCTTTCCATCCCGGTTGATTGCTTTTTACAATGAATGCACTGGTCAAACCGGCAAACATCATAATCAAACTTCCTATGGCTACCCACATCGCAAACTTATGCGGGTGAATTTTTTGTCGTTGTTGTGTATTCACAATATCCATCTCACTTTTTTATACTGATACTTTACTTATATACAAGGCCAGTAAGATCACCGGCAGGTACATATAACTTCCAAACATCACTTTTCTTGCTGATGGTATATCCATCTTCCGGTACAGGTTCACACATCGCATTATCATGAACGCATTGGCAAGAATGATAAGAACTAAACTTACTATACCAGCTACATCATCATAACTGCACATGCCGGTAAAAAAAG
This window contains:
- a CDS encoding heme-copper oxidase subunit III; translation: MMFAGLTSAFIVKSNQPGWKDVMIPQVFWISTVVILASSITVQMALRSFKQREFGQYRMLIALTFLLGTAFVVLQWMGFNSLWEQGIRLKGSGAAQFLYVIFGLHAVHVIGGIITLLVMFIKAFFGKTKSYNSVPVEVAATYWHFVDLLWIYLFVFFMWIK